One window of the Rosa rugosa chromosome 3, drRosRugo1.1, whole genome shotgun sequence genome contains the following:
- the LOC133736520 gene encoding disease resistance protein RPM1-like isoform X1 codes for MFGKIYTIEANMTSAATEFLIGKIEEVLEKEASSIAGVRDQVDEIKQELISMKSFLEDAEGKKIDTEGGKEWVASIRNSVYDVEDIIDEFMYRMHEQRNGGRFARLLCKTTLIPKNWYRGRFARWLRKTVHIPTRFQCRGRFVRWLRKCIQIPEYLWYRRQIAKKLQKITKTIKEIPERKKRYGISRVEGTGSNDIRNRVQNQAESSLFITEDELVGFEDKKKLLIGWLMNEVQHQIVVSVVGMGGSGKTTLVAKIFTDDTVKKHFECYAWITVSQTYVIEDLFRSLIKGFHQSRKEIVPGSLNSMSYKELLEILVNYLEFKRYVVVLDDVWNIQLLREIRVSLQDRQLGSRILLTTRNDDVAFHSFGVESLVHRIQPLEKNDAWELFSRKAFLTYHNKCCPTELETLAFELVAKCKGLPLAIVTLGGLMSSKKSSAEWREVRNNLNWHLTNDHFLEPVKSILLLSYNDLPYRLKHCFLYCSLFPEDHLIGRYRLVRLWIAEGFIEHVNGVTLEDLAERYLIELTFRSMLQFVKKDSQSRIPEQCLMHDLMREIALSTSEREKFGVVFDRRGLMEETRVRRLAIHTTEGEIELCTGMLQLRTFLVFPSGLRSPLLSNTWSSGFYLLRVLDLENVPIDKLPNNLVYLFNLRYLNLRGTRIKRLPKDIGRLHNLQTLDISDTNIKILPSGSSELINLRHLYMGHFNDTGFETFICASGIRASSHISMFKKLQDLFFVQSDKNMIRLLRKMTQLRMLGITNVKESDEIELCASIQKMKILVWLNLSVSDSSEGILRIDALASPPPYLESLLLRGKLESIPCWFCSLQCLTHIELLWCRLEEDLLPQIEALPCLERILLDNAYVGKEMSFSRGFAKLTHLELFNFRVLNKASVEKGVMPNLQYLGLRSCKKLKTLPHGLEYLTHLEKLYLESVTRKLVESIREGGVDRPKVQHIRIIDHHYKTSSGLSYESLS; via the coding sequence ATATATACCATAGAAGCCAATATGACCTCAGCTGCAACAGAGTTCTTGATTGGTAAAATTGAGGAAGTTCTTGAGAAGGAAGCATCCTCCATCGCAGGTGTTCGTGATCAAGTGGATGAGATTAAGCAGGAGCTGATAAGCATGAAATCTTTCCTAGAGGATGCTGAGGGAAAGAAAATAGACACAGAAGGAGGGAAGGAATGGGTAGCAAGCATTAGAAACTCTGTCTATGATGTTGAAGATATTATTGATGAATTCATGTACCGCATGCATGAGCAGCGAAATGGAGGTCGATTTGCAAGGTTGCTATGCAAAACCACTCTTATTCCAAAGAATTGGTACAGGGGTCGGTTTGCAAGGTGGCTTCGCAAAACCGTTCACATTCCAACCAGATTTCAATGCAGGGGTCGTTTTGTAAGGTGGCTTCGCAAATGCATTCAAATTCCAGAGTATCTTTGGTACAGGCGTCAAATTGCCAAAAAGTTGCAGAAAATCACAAAAACCATCAAAGAGATTCcagagagaaaaaagagataTGGTATTAGTCGTGTGGAAGGAACAGGTTCCAATGATATTCGCAATCGGGTGCAGAACCAAGCAGAGTCATCTCTTTTCATTACAGAAGATGAACTTGTAGGATTTGAAGACAAGAAGAAACTGTTAATAGGATGGCTGATGAATGAGGTACAACATCAAATTGTTGTTTCTGTGGTCGGGATGGGAGGATCAGGAAAGACAACTCTAGTTGCCAAGATCTTCACCGATGATACTGTAAAGAAGCATTTCGAATGTTATGCATGGATTACCGTTTCACAAACTTATGTGATTGAAGACTTGTTTCGAAGCTTGATCAAGGGATTTCACCAGTCAAGGAAGGAAATCGTCCCTGGAAGTTTGAATTCCATGAGCTACAAGGAATTGCTAGAGATACTGGTGAACTACTTGGAGTTCAAAAGATACGTAGTTGTTTTGGATGATGTGTGGAATATCCAACTTTTGAGAGAAATAAGGGTATCACTTCAAGATAGACAACTTGGAAGTCGAATCCTGCTAACAACTCGAAACGATGACGTAGCATTCCATTCTTTTGGAGTTGAAAGCCTTGTTCATCGCATTCAACCCTTGGAGAAGAATGATGCCTGGGAGCTCTTCAGTCGGAAAGCATTCTTAACTTATCATAATAAGTGTTGTCCAACAGAGCTTGAAACATTAGCTTTTGAACTAGTGGCAAAGTGTAAAGGCCTACCTTTGGCTATCGTGACTCTAGGTGGTCTTATGTCTTCAAAGAAATCATCTGCTGAGTGGAGAGAAGTGCGCAACAACTTAAATTGGCATCTTACAAACGATCACTTTCTTGAACCGGTGAAGAGCATCTTGTTGCTTAGTTACAATGATTTGCCATACCGTTTGAAACATTGTTTCTTATATTGTTCCCTTTTCCCAGAAGATCATTTGATCGGAAGATACAGGCTTGTTAGATTGTGGATAGCTGAAGGGTTTATTGAACATGTCAATGGGGTCACACTAGAAGACCTTGCAGAGAGGTATCTTATAGAGCTAACTTTTCGCAGCATGTTGCAATTTGTAAAGAAGGATTCTCAATCTAGAATCCCAGAACAGTGTCTGATGCATGATCTGATGAGGGAGATTGCTCTCTCAACTtcagaaagagaaaagtttggTGTCGTATTTGATAGGAGAGGACTAATGGAAGAAACTAGAGTTCGCCGTTTGGCAATTCATACAACTGAAGGAGAAATTGAATTGTGCACAGGTATGTTGCAGCTGCGTACATTTCTTGTGTTTCCTTCTGGCTTACGTTCTCCATTGTTATCAAATACATGGTCTTCTGGGTTCTACTTGTTGAGAGTTCTAGATTTGGAAAATGTACCAATTGATAAGCTTCCAAACAATCTAGTGTACTTATTCAATTTAAGATATTTGAATCTTAGAGGAACTCGGATTAAAAGGCTTCCAAAAGACATTGGAAGGCTCCACAACCTTCAAACCTTGGACATCAGTGACACAAACATAAAGATACTTCCTAGTGGAAGTTCAGAGTTGATAAACCTGCGCCATCTGTATATGGGACATTTCAATGATACTGGATTTGAGACCTTCATATGTGCTAGTGGGATTAGAGCATCATCACATATTTCTATGTTCAAGAAGTTGCAAGATTTATTTTTTGTTCAGTCAGATAAAAACATGATCAGACTTCTGAGAAAAATGACCCAACTTAGGATGCTTGGCATTACAAATGTAAAAGAAAGTGATGAAATAGAGCTCTGTGCCTCAATTCAGAAGATGAAGATCCTGGTCTGGTTGAATTTATCGGTAAGTGATAGTTCGGAGGGAATTCTTCGAATTGACGCACTTGCTTCACCTCCTCCGTATCTTGAGTCCCTTTTGTTACGGGGTAAACTGGAAAGCATACCATGTTGGTTTTGTTCATTGCAGTGCCTCACACATATAGAGCTGCTTTGGTGTAGACTTGAAGAAGATTTACTGCCTCAAATTGAGGCGCTTCCCTGTCTGGAACGTATTCTCCTTGATAATGCTTATGTTGGGAAAGAGATGAGTTTCAGTAGAGGCTTTGCAAAGCTTACACATTTGGAGTTGTTCAATTTCCGAGTATTGAATAAGGCAAGTGTAGAAAAAGGGGTGATGCCAAATCTCCAATACCTGGGACTTCGAAGCTGCAAGAAATTGAAGACATTGCCGCATGGTCTTGAATACCTTACTCATCTCGAAAAATTGTATCTGGAGTCTGTTACAAGGAAGCTTGTAGAGTCCATACGAGAAGGCGGTGTGGATCGTCCAAAGGTACAACACATCCGCATAATTGACCATCATTACAAAACATCTTCTGGGTTGTCTTACGAGAGCTTGTCCTAG
- the LOC133736520 gene encoding disease resistance protein RPM1-like isoform X2, with amino-acid sequence MTSAATEFLIGKIEEVLEKEASSIAGVRDQVDEIKQELISMKSFLEDAEGKKIDTEGGKEWVASIRNSVYDVEDIIDEFMYRMHEQRNGGRFARLLCKTTLIPKNWYRGRFARWLRKTVHIPTRFQCRGRFVRWLRKCIQIPEYLWYRRQIAKKLQKITKTIKEIPERKKRYGISRVEGTGSNDIRNRVQNQAESSLFITEDELVGFEDKKKLLIGWLMNEVQHQIVVSVVGMGGSGKTTLVAKIFTDDTVKKHFECYAWITVSQTYVIEDLFRSLIKGFHQSRKEIVPGSLNSMSYKELLEILVNYLEFKRYVVVLDDVWNIQLLREIRVSLQDRQLGSRILLTTRNDDVAFHSFGVESLVHRIQPLEKNDAWELFSRKAFLTYHNKCCPTELETLAFELVAKCKGLPLAIVTLGGLMSSKKSSAEWREVRNNLNWHLTNDHFLEPVKSILLLSYNDLPYRLKHCFLYCSLFPEDHLIGRYRLVRLWIAEGFIEHVNGVTLEDLAERYLIELTFRSMLQFVKKDSQSRIPEQCLMHDLMREIALSTSEREKFGVVFDRRGLMEETRVRRLAIHTTEGEIELCTGMLQLRTFLVFPSGLRSPLLSNTWSSGFYLLRVLDLENVPIDKLPNNLVYLFNLRYLNLRGTRIKRLPKDIGRLHNLQTLDISDTNIKILPSGSSELINLRHLYMGHFNDTGFETFICASGIRASSHISMFKKLQDLFFVQSDKNMIRLLRKMTQLRMLGITNVKESDEIELCASIQKMKILVWLNLSVSDSSEGILRIDALASPPPYLESLLLRGKLESIPCWFCSLQCLTHIELLWCRLEEDLLPQIEALPCLERILLDNAYVGKEMSFSRGFAKLTHLELFNFRVLNKASVEKGVMPNLQYLGLRSCKKLKTLPHGLEYLTHLEKLYLESVTRKLVESIREGGVDRPKVQHIRIIDHHYKTSSGLSYESLS; translated from the coding sequence ATGACCTCAGCTGCAACAGAGTTCTTGATTGGTAAAATTGAGGAAGTTCTTGAGAAGGAAGCATCCTCCATCGCAGGTGTTCGTGATCAAGTGGATGAGATTAAGCAGGAGCTGATAAGCATGAAATCTTTCCTAGAGGATGCTGAGGGAAAGAAAATAGACACAGAAGGAGGGAAGGAATGGGTAGCAAGCATTAGAAACTCTGTCTATGATGTTGAAGATATTATTGATGAATTCATGTACCGCATGCATGAGCAGCGAAATGGAGGTCGATTTGCAAGGTTGCTATGCAAAACCACTCTTATTCCAAAGAATTGGTACAGGGGTCGGTTTGCAAGGTGGCTTCGCAAAACCGTTCACATTCCAACCAGATTTCAATGCAGGGGTCGTTTTGTAAGGTGGCTTCGCAAATGCATTCAAATTCCAGAGTATCTTTGGTACAGGCGTCAAATTGCCAAAAAGTTGCAGAAAATCACAAAAACCATCAAAGAGATTCcagagagaaaaaagagataTGGTATTAGTCGTGTGGAAGGAACAGGTTCCAATGATATTCGCAATCGGGTGCAGAACCAAGCAGAGTCATCTCTTTTCATTACAGAAGATGAACTTGTAGGATTTGAAGACAAGAAGAAACTGTTAATAGGATGGCTGATGAATGAGGTACAACATCAAATTGTTGTTTCTGTGGTCGGGATGGGAGGATCAGGAAAGACAACTCTAGTTGCCAAGATCTTCACCGATGATACTGTAAAGAAGCATTTCGAATGTTATGCATGGATTACCGTTTCACAAACTTATGTGATTGAAGACTTGTTTCGAAGCTTGATCAAGGGATTTCACCAGTCAAGGAAGGAAATCGTCCCTGGAAGTTTGAATTCCATGAGCTACAAGGAATTGCTAGAGATACTGGTGAACTACTTGGAGTTCAAAAGATACGTAGTTGTTTTGGATGATGTGTGGAATATCCAACTTTTGAGAGAAATAAGGGTATCACTTCAAGATAGACAACTTGGAAGTCGAATCCTGCTAACAACTCGAAACGATGACGTAGCATTCCATTCTTTTGGAGTTGAAAGCCTTGTTCATCGCATTCAACCCTTGGAGAAGAATGATGCCTGGGAGCTCTTCAGTCGGAAAGCATTCTTAACTTATCATAATAAGTGTTGTCCAACAGAGCTTGAAACATTAGCTTTTGAACTAGTGGCAAAGTGTAAAGGCCTACCTTTGGCTATCGTGACTCTAGGTGGTCTTATGTCTTCAAAGAAATCATCTGCTGAGTGGAGAGAAGTGCGCAACAACTTAAATTGGCATCTTACAAACGATCACTTTCTTGAACCGGTGAAGAGCATCTTGTTGCTTAGTTACAATGATTTGCCATACCGTTTGAAACATTGTTTCTTATATTGTTCCCTTTTCCCAGAAGATCATTTGATCGGAAGATACAGGCTTGTTAGATTGTGGATAGCTGAAGGGTTTATTGAACATGTCAATGGGGTCACACTAGAAGACCTTGCAGAGAGGTATCTTATAGAGCTAACTTTTCGCAGCATGTTGCAATTTGTAAAGAAGGATTCTCAATCTAGAATCCCAGAACAGTGTCTGATGCATGATCTGATGAGGGAGATTGCTCTCTCAACTtcagaaagagaaaagtttggTGTCGTATTTGATAGGAGAGGACTAATGGAAGAAACTAGAGTTCGCCGTTTGGCAATTCATACAACTGAAGGAGAAATTGAATTGTGCACAGGTATGTTGCAGCTGCGTACATTTCTTGTGTTTCCTTCTGGCTTACGTTCTCCATTGTTATCAAATACATGGTCTTCTGGGTTCTACTTGTTGAGAGTTCTAGATTTGGAAAATGTACCAATTGATAAGCTTCCAAACAATCTAGTGTACTTATTCAATTTAAGATATTTGAATCTTAGAGGAACTCGGATTAAAAGGCTTCCAAAAGACATTGGAAGGCTCCACAACCTTCAAACCTTGGACATCAGTGACACAAACATAAAGATACTTCCTAGTGGAAGTTCAGAGTTGATAAACCTGCGCCATCTGTATATGGGACATTTCAATGATACTGGATTTGAGACCTTCATATGTGCTAGTGGGATTAGAGCATCATCACATATTTCTATGTTCAAGAAGTTGCAAGATTTATTTTTTGTTCAGTCAGATAAAAACATGATCAGACTTCTGAGAAAAATGACCCAACTTAGGATGCTTGGCATTACAAATGTAAAAGAAAGTGATGAAATAGAGCTCTGTGCCTCAATTCAGAAGATGAAGATCCTGGTCTGGTTGAATTTATCGGTAAGTGATAGTTCGGAGGGAATTCTTCGAATTGACGCACTTGCTTCACCTCCTCCGTATCTTGAGTCCCTTTTGTTACGGGGTAAACTGGAAAGCATACCATGTTGGTTTTGTTCATTGCAGTGCCTCACACATATAGAGCTGCTTTGGTGTAGACTTGAAGAAGATTTACTGCCTCAAATTGAGGCGCTTCCCTGTCTGGAACGTATTCTCCTTGATAATGCTTATGTTGGGAAAGAGATGAGTTTCAGTAGAGGCTTTGCAAAGCTTACACATTTGGAGTTGTTCAATTTCCGAGTATTGAATAAGGCAAGTGTAGAAAAAGGGGTGATGCCAAATCTCCAATACCTGGGACTTCGAAGCTGCAAGAAATTGAAGACATTGCCGCATGGTCTTGAATACCTTACTCATCTCGAAAAATTGTATCTGGAGTCTGTTACAAGGAAGCTTGTAGAGTCCATACGAGAAGGCGGTGTGGATCGTCCAAAGGTACAACACATCCGCATAATTGACCATCATTACAAAACATCTTCTGGGTTGTCTTACGAGAGCTTGTCCTAG